In Carassius auratus strain Wakin chromosome 37, ASM336829v1, whole genome shotgun sequence, the DNA window CCTGTTGTGTTGTCACTGGCTGGATAGTGAATAACATCAAAGAGCATGTGTTTCACGTGCAGAGGAAGTGACCTGTGTGAGCTCGCGGCACGCAAAGAGTGAGGTGCGAGGTCAACAACTTTGTGCCGGATGGTAACTCCACTCAATTGGGAAGCGACTGTTTAAAAGTAAAGCTGCTTTTGGTGGTACTTTTGACCTTGACTTGTGTAGATGCCAGCAGAGCAGACAAGTTTGGTTTAGAATCAGCCATTATTTGTGTGAAGTGATGTTTTGTGATTAGAGTGAAATTGGAACAATGTATAACAGGGCTTTTGATTGCCAAGGTCCTGCTTAGACACTGTTGGAAAGGAACTATTGAAGCAGGTCTGTCCTCGTGTGGTTTAcagatttttgttttcaaaagcaAGAATTTTGTGGTTACATAAAGCTGTGGAGGTTGGAAGCTGTTGTCAAAGGCGATGAAACTAAACAAATGGTCAACCACAAGAAAAATGTGAACATGTCAAGTTGAGGCCAAAAGGATCACATGTTCAAACAGCGGTGAAAGACAGCTGATAGACTAATATACAAAGACTATTAAGATAACTATAATGTTAACGAATGATATTGTCTTGTTTATTATAAGTGCACACTTGCATATTGTAGTATGTTGCTTTAAATGCGGAAGCTCTATAAAATAGTGTGGGttcttatgtttatgtttttatcgttcatcagcttggaaaaaaaaatcataaaaagggATTCCAAGATTATCATtagttattgttataattatcgTTCTTGCTGTGAACGGGCCTTTGGCCTACATCACATGTATTGACATTCTTCACTCTCTAGAAATCGTGTCGTCTAGTGAAAAATCCATATTGATTGACCGCTACTCTAGAGAATTATTTCACACAACTTTACCTTCATCAAGTAACACGGAACTAGGAGCATGTACATTCAAAGCTGTCTACTTAAGTATTCTTTAAGTCTAAAGAAAGGGGAGGGCAACGGAAGGACAAAAGAGGAAGAGAGCTGAATCACAGAGCATCACTTATCTAGTGGTACGTGGAGAAAGGCTGGAGTCTGTTTCCTGGAATTGGGGAAATCTGCTGATACTGCTGGTGCACACACAGTTGGACACAAAAGGGAATTTTGGATGAATTAAGCGGTGAGGGCTGTTCATTACTGAACAGACTGATGACATTATTCTTTCCTTGTTTAAAATAAACTGCTCAGTTAATCATTCAGATGTATTAGAGAGTAATTTCAGTGGAATTTTGGGCTCTTTACAGTGgtgtggtgtttttattttaaagtgtagttTCATTTGTGAACATCCTTTGAGCATACAAGTCCTCGTTAATAGATATTAGTGAATAGAGGTATCTCATACAGAAAACAATTAATATGCTCACAAACTCCTTTGTAGTAGCATAGGGCAAGTCATTTCATAGGTTCATGTGCAGATCGTGAATGTAATCTCATTTATTTCGTAGTAAATATTTGGCCATTGCTCATTTAAAGAACAGATGGCATCAATATACGTTTATTTTCAGTTCTTGTCTACGGGGTAGTGGaaacaaaacatacacaaagaaCTTCAGACACTGcatttgaaaatgttgaaaacaaattTTAAGATGGTAAAATAtaaaagcctaaaaaaaataCCCCCCTCctccatttttttgttgttgttgactttTTTGAAATTCTTCTcagaacaattaattaaaaacataagtTTATATACTACTAAAGTACATTGATCAATTACAGTAGTCTGAGTTTATGCATATTGCTCGAAGTTACAGTGCAATAACATTGACAAAGAACAGCTTTCCCCCCCAAATCCCTTATGTAATGCATAGTAATGAAAAATGGTGGGGCAACAATTTAGCTTCTTTAAGATCAGAAGCTTTTTGGTTGTGATACACATTTAACAAGCAAAGTACAACCATCTGCAGATGAAACTGTGCAATGAAATAGCAGCCAAATGGTAATTAAAAGAGATTCAGGGTAAAGGATTGGTATATAGCCCTTGCGTATGATGAAGTCATACATTAGAGGCCTTAAACTCATATGGAAAACAGATGGACTGCTGAACTTTCCTATATGCTCCTGTATGGATTCTTCTGGTCAAATCCATTAGCCAGAGATGATTAAGCTCAGGGGAGGAATAGAAACCGATAAGGACCAGTTGCCAgccttttgtttttagttttcttgATTATAACAGCAACCTTCTTCACTGAAGAACATGAGCAGAAGTAGCACTGCATATTATGTGTTGTTACTTGAACTTAGGCTGTTATTTTGCCATTGCAATTTCAGTCTGTAGTCACCAAGTTTTCCTCTCTGTGCTCTTTAACACAGTGCTGTTTGTTGAAACGTCTCTAAGCTTCTTCCCCTTCATTTGAGATCATATTCTTTGGCAGGATAAGAGCGTAATTAGCAGAATGCTTATGTATGCCAGTCCTTTGATCAGAGTGTTTTTAACTGATAAACCTTGTCACTGTCATCTCTCTGTGAGTCAAGTCTCCTTACTCTAATAATGCACAGCCACAGGGTTAATTCATTTGGAATCCTGTCGTGAATAAGTCATACTTATCCTCaatgttaagaaaataaataagtcaTATTCTGTTTTTGATTGTTGCTTTTTATAAACATGCAGTTGTAGATGTCCTTGGTCAAATCTTTGAGCCAAGGCCTAACACAACCGCTTTTTCTCACtgataaattgttataatatagtTCTTGTATCATATTCCTCAAGGCCTTTGTGCTGTCTATCGTAAACCAAGAAGATTGAGGTACAAATCATGATTGTCTCAAATGACACTGAGTAATATCACCCATTAGTGACAGTCACAGACACATATTTTAATAGACATATAcattttgattagttttattGGTCATTCAAGTCCTGAAAATTTTGCTCAGGTTAAAGTGCCACATTACTAAACATTAAACACAGAGAAGCAGTTGACTTTGAAAGTACAGTACCTTCAAGCATTGATACAAAGATCCCATTTGAGCTGACACATTTCAGAACTGAAAGAAAAATGGCACTTTTTAGTTAGGTTTAAATGATGAGCAAATAAACTTACCCAGCATGGCCCAATAATCAAATTTCTTTAGGAAACTTCTTTGTTTTAAATCTGATCAAAGAAATTGTATTCAGATGGCTTGTGGATCTAAATTTACACAATCTGTTGTAAATTTGCTCTGTACTCTACTAGTAAATtagtaaattagtttttttcagGGTTGTAGAGCACACGAAGAACTGTGAATTGTACTGTTTGGCACTCTAATTAGTCCCAGGCTGGAAAAGCATGACTTCCTTCTTTGATGATCCTCTGGTCCTCCCACCAATTGAATTACCagactttaaaaacatttctttagtGTCGCCAGTGACACCATACTTGTAGTCTATTGTTTGAAATCTCAAAGAAAGCAAAATGGTAATCTTCATGGCCACTGCTCAAACAAAACAAGAGCTGGTTAAAGTGATTTTCCTCAAAAGATGCAGCTTAGGTCTatcacatgtatatatatatatatatatatatatatatatatatatatatatatatatatatatataagcactaAATTAATCCATACCTTTAAATAAATCTTTCTTCCTTTCCTCTTATTATTTACAGTACTTCTGCACTAGCTTTTGTAATGCTCTTAAAacttatgcttaaaatcagtatTGTGGTGCTACTAATATTACTGActattattttttccatatttccACATTCCCTGCAAAAAGTTTGGGGACTGTactgctttttaatgttttagaaagaagAATCTTACTTGCTTATCAAGGccgcatttatttgaccaaaatacagcaaaacactaATATTATGACATATTATTGCCATTTCAAATGTAATCTAGTCTTGTCATGGCTAAcctgaattttttaaataaaattattaattgtaattgtaaaggAACAGCACATTTTCATAGAGGTGTATTACTGTTGACACAAAACTAAGCCTAAATTAGACTAAATATGTTTCCGCTCTAAAAATATAACCACTTCAGAGTTACGTTTCCTTCTCATACCGTAGGTTGCCTGTAAGATTGTAATGCAATCTTATAAACTGGTTCGCATAGCAGAGAATGGAGACTATTGGAACATATCCCACTGCCTACAAGATGCCCTAAGAAGGATAAATGAATGGGTGAACTGGGGATGGAGATATATTGTGTAGATGTTTGCCAGTACATTATAGGCTACTTGTTTAGAAACAAAGTAAAATTCTATTGATGGCCAATGCGTGACAGAATAATGATATTTAGATCCCCAAATCCACTCTGGTGAAGTTTTTCCCCACTGTTTTGGCTCTGTCCTCTCAGTATTTGTGTCTTGCTGACATGCTCATTGAAGTCCTCCGCCTCATCTCTTGAAACGTGCACATCCTCAGGAAGCAGAGGTCAACGGTGGTGATGTCACATTGTTTACGATGAAGAGCCTGTCGTACACATGTGTGAACACGTGCCTGTTAAGGGACTGTGTAGGAGATCCATGTGGATGGACTGAACAATGAAGGGGTGAGGCTCTGAAAGAACTTTTTATAGGACAGGGTGGACAGTGGATTGTTtgttataaaacatgttttcttgGTTAAACATGGAGACTCAGAATCCCTATTTACATCTGACTCAGTGAAAGAGATGTCGCCGTGTCATGCCCTTATGTGCATGTTTATGGCAGTTATTAGTCAATTTGTGAGGAGACATTAGTCTGATGAGGTGGCTCGTCATCTGTTGCAGTTGTtctgtcaacatgaaatcaaaagtgACCTTATTTACTCTCTAATGCATGTTCCTGGTCTTATTATGCACAATTCATTGGTTCATGTTATTTGAAAGAAAACTAAATGTTGTCTTTGTAATCCTTCATCAAAATGACATGCAAGTCCATGTTACTGTTTTATCTTCTTTCTCCACTTTTTACACTGGCCAGTCAATTCCCAGTTAATGGACTTCAGGTTTGGTGTACATCTTAGTCACACTTTGCAGAATAACTTTGATAAAAGTTGAgcaaaaatacagtttattatcGGATTCTGAGTGAAAATACACCATGTCTTTTTATTAGGTCCTCtcttttggtctgttttcttTCACAAACACATACCACAAATCTGACTAAGTCTAAGAATAAAGAGTTGACACCAAACTGTCATGGCGGCAGCTCTAGACTCCGCAGGGCTGCTGGTGAGGGGGGCGCAAGCCAGGCGGGCCAGATCTAAAAATGTGTGATTCATTTATGAGGGAAGGCAGATCTGGCTCCGCAGGCATACCTTGCAGTCTATAGAGGAAAAGAGTTCAGTCTCGACTGAGGCCCACAGCCTTTATGGGTTTTATCTTTAGCATTTAGCTGCAAATAAAGGATTTTACAGGAAGTGAATGGCACAAAGAGGTGGTCCTCAGCGTTTATTGCTGGAAAAAAAGATCTAAATGTTCTCGATATCTGAGTggaatcaaatgattcactgtTATTGTGGCGTTTTGGCTCAGAAAAACCTCATGACATCACTGGTCTGCCTCTGCTTTTGTTCAGTTTTAGCCTTCGACATGTGTAAGCCATAAAAGCaggtcattaataaaaaaaaaaaaaaaaaagcaaaagtagTGTAGATCACGTATCTGCAATGTTATGAATTTACTCATGCTCTAAGAGACAGTTTGTCATTGTTAAAACTTCAGCTGTGCTCTGACGCAGGCAGATATTTCTATGCCATTTGAAGTCTCCATGGACCTGGCTTGAATTGTTTCCACTTTTTGCCCAAGTTGTAGGCTTTTGTATTGTGTTTTGTTGCTATGGGATGAAGAAGCACATATTGTGGGGCctgaggtttttatttttttatttcatttattaatatttttgttatattttcaaatcatttaaGTCAAAAGTACTATAGAATTTAATTTGGacagttaaattaattaaattcaaatcttTTAGTGGTTGGTTTGTCTACTTTTTGCATGCAGCGGAAATTGCAATCACCTTTTCTTCCCTGTTGTGATGTAAATATAGTTTGCTTGGATGTCCCGCCCTTGATCCGGTGCACACCTCATCAGAGAAGAGATTTTGTTGCGAGAGCAAGGGGaagtttttaattaaagattatgctggcacattaatttaaaaataatgatatgcaaaaatgaattatttataataaacacgccaatattccacaaaaaaaaaagattattttaatgacaGCAGCACATCAGCTGACATGAACTACACAAGTTTGAgtaaaacctgatgatcatgttatCCATCCAAGTTATAAACAAACTcaaatatgaatgtgtgtgtttgcaggtgcACTCTTAAATATTTCTGAAAGCCATAGCTAATGATAATGGATGGCACTGATAAAACTCGCACTAAGGGTTTTCCCTGTGGCAGAACAGATGGGAAATATACCttcctctttttttgtttgtgctgAATTTCGTCTGTGTAAGGAAACATAAAGAGGTagaggaaaggaaaaaaagagcATTATTTTTGGTGCTTCTTTTGACCTCTGTGTGTACTAGAGGATGCTGTGAGAGGCAGTTGTCTCCAAGGGCCTTTAATGGTGAATATGGATCAGTCTGGAGTATCTGGGTTGGAAAGTGTGAAAATGCGAAAGTCATATCTCTGCTAACTGCTTCCTTCTACTTCTGACAAACAGCATTTAGATCAAAACAGACAAGTGTTTCAGTAAATATAGCGGCATGAAATGCTTATGCTTTTGTTTCATCATGTGAATGTATAGTGGCATCAGTAAAAGCTCAACCCGTGACTTCTCACCAACATGTAAGCTGTCACCTCATTTGTTACCTCTTTCACCGTCAAAACTCAGTCCCCCAGCACTAATGGGTTTGAGGAAATCATATTGGCATTCTGTGAAAGAGAATGCTGTACCCTACCAGCCTGACCTAATATTTTGATGTACTTCCTGATACTATTATTTGGTTTATTTGGAACtgatattaaatatgtatattaaagtaatcttgaaattaattaatcatattaGCAAAACTGTGTATCGACTCTTTAAGAATAAAATAGCCATGTATTTTCCATAAATGATTCGGTTTTAGCTTGTTTTATCAAGATTACATAATCATGTGAGAACATTCAGCTATTGTGGAAGTCTCAGCTTTAGTTTGGACTGTACCCTCTGCAGATCAAAGAAATAACTGTAATGCTTCTGATGGTGGGAGATTGCAGGCAATTTTGTTTTGTgcgtctctctctgaatgtgtgtgCAGGTTAGGTAACCTTAGGACACTTCCATTTCTGTCTTTTCAAGGCAGGTTTTGTTATTTGcgaccagtgttggggaaagttacttttaaaagtaatgcattacaatattgcgctACTCcccaaaaaagttaattattacgTTACTTAGTtgatttttatggaaagtaatgccatacgttacttttgcgttactttttaaatatgagcagggcttgattgtttttaatataagaagttctatttatagcaaatgtaaaagccctttcacaccaaaaagtgtaaagaataaacctcaggctgaaggaaaagtaaatgaaCTCTGTACAGTAGCAGACAGGAGAAGAAGATTCAACagtcttcagcaataaaaaaaaaaaacaatgaagcacaattgttagtttatctaaagtcatttttgcttattagtatggttgaactggatcatcaaaggacAGCAGCAAAGTTAATAAAATGgaattagatacatttgtgttatttaacatttaattattgcaggtttgtgtcatattttaagtttgcatgttttaattcattttgatgaatactaactCTAAATTATTTTGTGAGTAGGATGAATTaatacacattcacatttagtctagaactacatcctcttcacacagtgcacacaacgcctctgtacttctgatttctcTCAGTATGGGGACTGGAGACTCGTCggtcaataaatggaaaaacaaagaaactggcgttacttttttgaaaaagtaactcagatactttcctgtaaattaaaaagtaatgcgttactttactagttacttgaaaaaagtaatctgattacctAACTcgagttacttgtaatgcgttacccccaacactgcttgCGACACTACAGTAAGCTCTTGCTTTACTAGTGGGCCTATTACTATTTATTCTGTTGCATGTTCACATTAATGCTGATTTATGCAATTTGGTTTCATCACACTTTGAATTACAATCATTGTAATCTAGATTTTTAGTAATGTAGCTGATATTTTCCATCCCTTACCCAAAAATGTATCAGTCAgacttcacacacagacacacacacacactttttgcacttagatacacattaaaacattatttagtaGATTTATTAAACTGTTTTGCTCACAGGGGCAGTTCTGCCAACATTACAGGTGATTTCGGGATGTATCCTTGTAGATTCAAAGATTCAAACAGAATCAAAACAAACTGCTTTGGAGCTACTTCTAATAATTACATATTAGAATTTACTaaggtttatgtttttaatgaatgaaattgCTAATTGTCGtcttattcaaattattaatcaTCAAAAAATCTTATTAGAGTCTTTATTACTACTGCTTGTTTGCTAGAGTCAGGATTGTGgcttgagatttttttaaacattccacACCTAGGTAATTTGAAGATTCTGAGCGTGAGGTACAGTAGTCAGTCATCTGGAGAGAGAACAGAGGAAAGAGGAGAAGACGGGACAGATGGGAGAAGAGAAGACTGGGTCAGTGGATAGACAGACCGACAGCTATACAAATCGTTTCTCTTGTGGCTAGATAGGACCTTTTTGTTTTGGCTGTGAGCAGCAATCCTCTTATGAAAAAGACTGTGAAAGGGAATCATTTTaacttcatctctctctctctctctctctctctctctctctctctttttctctctctccctcccctcTGTCCCGTTTTCTTTCACAGCGATGGCCTCTCCTGTGCAGCTGTTCATGAGCTTGCCTCATCTGGACTAGGAGCAAAATTCATCTGAAActcacacggacacacacacgcgcacacacaccacTAAAAGCAAAAACGCATCGCTTAGCCATGTACAGCGTGGAAGACCTTCTCATCTCTCATGGATACAAAGTCCCTCAAAGGAACAGCAACAATGTCCCTGTCTCACATTCGTCTTCCCCCCACCCGGCAACCTATGAGAAATGTCTGCCGAAGCGAAGCGACAGCCGGTGTGAAATCGCTGAGAAGCGGAAAGGACACATCGGCGTGAACGGCTATGAGGGGGACCATGTTTACAGCAGCGGAGGCATCAGACAAGCTCCTGCCGGGGGATTCCCCGGTGACGCCGAGAACAGGGTCAGGAAGCAGAGGACACAAGACATGGACAACGGGAACCTAGGAGATGGACGTTTGCCAGAAGACAGCCTGACCACGGACAGTGGGTGAGTTGTGCTGGTGAATAGTTTTTGACCTCTTCATCTTCTGCCCCGCACTCTTGTCTTGCTGTTGTCTTTCCTTCTTTTTCATTCGTCCCTTTGATCTGAGGTATAAGCTGTCTTGCATGATGAAGAGTGTTACGTAAAGGTATAGGAGCTGTCAAGGACTTCCCTTTCGCACCAGGACAGATCCCAATTTAAccctttgctttttttatttctccCCTGTCACCTTTCTCTCTCcatttcttattttttgtttgcacTTTCTTTCATCCTCATCTCATCTTCTGAAATCTTTTTACTTCCtacattttcatgtttcctcAGTCTCACTCATGTCCCTGCGCTCTCTCCTACCTCACTCTCCCTGTAGCTGATGAATTCATTAACTGTGTTTAGTAGGTTTTGCAGTGCGTTTTTATTTCCTCTTATTTCACTCGGGACCATAGTGGAAGAAATACAAGTGACGTCAGAAAGCCCGCAGCACCACCTACTGAGCATGCTTAGTTCTGCAGGCAGAGCCAGCAGTAAACTACATGTCCCATGAGCCCCTTGCCAGATCAATATTCCATTCCTTATAAGAATCTCTTATATAACaccattattaataaaacattatgaatATAGCTAAATTTGAATATCTGCATTTGCCAGCCATATTGTCACAGAGCAGCTTCAGagattaatatgttttttttttaaaaagatcacAAGAGAATGCTTCTTTTTCCATAGGAACAGTTTCATTTTTTCTTTATGCATGTAGATCAGTAAGTCATAATGGCTTCGTGCCATAGATTTtcaagatagatagacagacagacagacagacagacagtgtgaCAGTTACTAAGCAAGATTATCCTTCCATGAGTGCAGGTCAGGATTGTTTAACATGCAGATCGTATGCTATCTCTGCTGCCAAGATATTGGATGAGAGAACAGACCTTCAGTGCTGACTCAACGGTTTGCACCAAACAAGCTAGTCATGTTTCTGCTTAAGAGAAACTGCCCATTTATCTTAGTTTGTTTGCACCATTAAAGCTACCCAATTTATTGGGCCTTAGAGGGTATCTACTTTCTTGACAACACTGTGAAGATACACTTTGTCCTCTTAGTTTTGTGTTGATCTGATGTTGCCTGTGTGCTTGCATGGCGGGATTTATactcaaatgtgtttaatgttatCCAGTTTTTGCTTGTCTCACCTAATTCAGTGGTTCACAACTTTGCTTCTGTATGTTTTTAATGCAGGTTTTTTGAGACCCACAGAGGAATACATTCTCAGCCTAGATCTGAGCAGGATGTTTCCTACTGGCGAAGAAGAGGTCAGGACTTTAGTGTGCTTTTGGATTATGCAGACTGCAGGGATCCACGCGGAAGTGGACGAGGTGTTCCCAACAAACAGCAGAGACCAGAATCTGCCTTAAGCACAGAGGAACATAACCGTGAAAGACTACGGCGGGCAGAGAGTGCACGTGCCAGGGAGAGAGAGATGGCTCTGCACCAGTGGAGAACTGCAGCTGAAAGGAAGTACCAAAGTTTGGGAACAGAGGAGTGGCATCCAGTGACCAGCACGAGCCGTCAACCATCTGAAAATGAGGTGGCACAAGAGCAACGCAGGCCACGGACTGCAGAAGGAGCCGTTCCACACAGAACCAAAAACAAGTCCCAGTCACTGCCCAGAATGGCTCTGCAATCTGAAAGCCTCCAGTACGTCAGCATACCAACTGCTGGGCAAGAATCATATGGAAGCTATAAGTTAAATGGCCACCATGCACGAGACCCTCATGGACGGCATCTTAATGATGGGGAGAACAGGCAGAGGTGGACTGACCGATCAGGTGCACAGTCTGCACCACTAACAAAACCAAGATCCAGCCGACCTCTCAGACCTCCATCTTATGAAGTGCACCAGCAGATGCGTGGCAGCGCAGAGATACTCACAGGCGAGCTTGCCCCTCGTCCCAGAGACAGAACTCCACTGCCCTTCTCAAGGCAAGAATACATTGTACAAGAACTCGCTGGACCTGGTGTGGACCCCCCCGGTTATATCCCCCCTCCAACTTACAGGAGGCAGCCTGTAGTTAACAGAGGACACAGAACTTATCCTGTCTCGATGGGTAACCACCAATATAGATGTGACTCATATATACAGGGATCTGCAATGACAGAAGTGCAGGAATGGTTTATCAGGCAGACTGGGATGGCTTGGCCCGACCATTACAGAGACGGAAAAAGAAGTATGCCCTGCAGGAGACAGGCATATCCAGGCTACAGTGAAGAACGGATGAGTAATGTTCAGTACATTCCCTTTAATGACCCTCGTGTCAGACAAGTTTCAGGTGCAGAGATAGATGGAAACTCGCTGACAGATGCAGACAAAATCAGAAACATCAGAAATGAGATTCCGATCGATGTCTTATCTGAGAAGTCTAACGACGGTGCCTTTCCTCTCACAGAGAAACCCTTTGACCGCACTGAACCAAGTCAAAGCAATATTAGTGACTCTATTAATGAGGACAGTATACAAAAGGAAGTGCTTAAGGAGACAGAAAGTTCAGCCACGTTACCTGACCAAAACTGCAACAGGCATCCAGCTACCCAGGGAAATATAGTTGCTCTTCAGATGACGATGCAGCAGAATTCAAACCAGGGTTTAATTGAGACAGTGACACAAGTAAAGACATTTGAGGCAAAGACTGTGTCTGAGAACAAGAAAAGCTCAAAGAAAAAGCTCAAAGAGACAATGTTCTGCCTGGTTTCTGTCCCTATTAGTATACAAGCTAACAAAAGCGTTTCTGACCCAAATAACAATGAAAAAGTGACTAACTCGACAGAAAACACAGTGGTGCAGCACGACGACcaaaaccttttaaaaacatCACGCAAAGAGACACAAATACTGTCCGGCAGCTCCCCATCTATTAAAAAATCCCCTCTGAGGAAAGAGATTGTAGATACTAGGTCACTAAATACAATCAAAGACAATGAATTGTTCTATGCAGAATCCTGGCCTGGAGATCATTACAAAAACCAGGAAACTCAGACGGGTTCTCCGGAAGTTTCCAGAAATACCCATCCTCTGGCAAATGACCATTCTTCCCCTCACGCAATCACTTCTAATGTAGGTGAAACCAACTGTAGTGCCAACTACGGATATCCCATGATAGGTCAAAAGGATCTCAACCCTTCCAGGAACAGTGCATTCTCCAGGACTAGGAATGTGAGTAGTTCAAATATAAGGAGCCCGACTCTAC includes these proteins:
- the LOC113056114 gene encoding junctional protein associated with coronary artery disease-like, whose translation is MYSVEDLLISHGYKVPQRNSNNVPVSHSSSPHPATYEKCLPKRSDSRCEIAEKRKGHIGVNGYEGDHVYSSGGIRQAPAGGFPGDAENRVRKQRTQDMDNGNLGDGRLPEDSLTTDSGFFETHRGIHSQPRSEQDVSYWRRRGQDFSVLLDYADCRDPRGSGRGVPNKQQRPESALSTEEHNRERLRRAESARAREREMALHQWRTAAERKYQSLGTEEWHPVTSTSRQPSENEVAQEQRRPRTAEGAVPHRTKNKSQSLPRMALQSESLQYVSIPTAGQESYGSYKLNGHHARDPHGRHLNDGENRQRWTDRSGAQSAPLTKPRSSRPLRPPSYEVHQQMRGSAEILTGELAPRPRDRTPLPFSRQEYIVQELAGPGVDPPGYIPPPTYRRQPVVNRGHRTYPVSMGNHQYRCDSYIQGSAMTEVQEWFIRQTGMAWPDHYRDGKRSMPCRRQAYPGYSEERMSNVQYIPFNDPRVRQVSGAEIDGNSLTDADKIRNIRNEIPIDVLSEKSNDGAFPLTEKPFDRTEPSQSNISDSINEDSIQKEVLKETESSATLPDQNCNRHPATQGNIVALQMTMQQNSNQGLIETVTQVKTFEAKTVSENKKSSKKKLKETMFCLVSVPISIQANKSVSDPNNNEKVTNSTENTVVQHDDQNLLKTSRKETQILSGSSPSIKKSPLRKEIVDTRSLNTIKDNELFYAESWPGDHYKNQETQTGSPEVSRNTHPLANDHSSPHAITSNVGETNCSANYGYPMIGQKDLNPSRNSAFSRTRNVSSSNIRSPTLPQSASNPSSPDRQPLLRKTNETADSQEVFGQFLLKPVNRRKWDAIGELESFNKEIQDHTGKHPSADQNIEQLDEALNSILELSDTNREVIYTRQETTPLHLKKDTHQQSHIVQVTEMQMKSNNLNVLCDSGNRGHPEYKGIISSLSNAKVNLDSQMQEIPVTKMNNYANFEIMQTGNADSAIHRQDIPVPKECLLKDVGLTVYTAIPDTVTSGSPTCLSPESPMLTSPSDNSEMCETLQITSSDSSGDLSRHSPEFAECTQSLNDNNAFNSKAFNKKEARRGNTDVTRSGRSSRIGVIKSLHCRFKASYEDDDDSFYSDYLSWSNEKTLADEHLETLLSQEKANSMQTEDLSKLYQVQCAKGIPENESIEQRAARILGIAVPVEALVVDQVDDKPVERNLKTTVAAELAIQTKEMSSNEEKRNVSRECEEVPDRSMESHGDMSEAVLGGDPESGEDLPSAEKNSQRVSSVLELPEFPPSNLCLSLPLTEDEKLTLSVGGGDRKETVNADIIEVPQNHLQAFCPSPMSPSFTNDQPSMEYTIHAKEESSQSLVRTITRITLAKETDFEEKGGKLKESVIEDEMLVEEHQYSENAVKENKSGKEDEKLEEENQYSENAVKENKSGKEDEKLEEENQYSENAVKENKSGKEDEKLEEENQYSENAVKENKSVKEDETLEEENQYSENAVRENKDMSSYMQEEDEQKAQEEVSAEEVILGRSRQPPKSTARPIPQPRSGMVTKREITLPQGFNMDNTMAAVEDDDRLFISDVYDPSRVERV